Within the Gimesia sp. genome, the region GCAGTTTCCGCGATCAGGCGGACTTCTGTGACGGCGAGAATGACATCGTCTGTGATCGTCCGCCCCGCAGCGAAGGAAACGGCTACTACTATTAAGCGATCGCGGAACAGCAGTTCTGCTCACAGATAATGTTTCCTCAACAGGAAGCAGGCATGCATCGAGGCGGAGGTCTCCACCTCAGGCACCCTGATCAGCGAATCTGGTCAGGGTGCTTTTTTTATGCGCGGTAGAGATCAGGTAATCCAGGAGCGGCTCTGGTGCGGCTGAGCTGACTGCTCGATTTGATGTGGAGGATGCACGATCGGACCCGACTGTGGTTGACGGGGCTCCTGGGGAGTGCTTTCCAAGAGACGTTCCATCAGTTCGTACCAGGACTCCCGGTGAATTTCCAGAACTCTGATAGCGTTATTGATATAGCTGGCTTCCTGTTTCACATCGGCATGATTCAGATTTTCGTACACGAACACGAACAACGCCTTGAGCTGTTCGATCATTTCGGGTTGTTGACCGGAATCGAGTCCCCCGATCAGTTCAGCAACCAGATCGCGACTGCGGTCCAGGGCAAAGTGAGCCTGTTCAAACTGTCTCAATTCTGTGGCCTCCAGGGCTTTTCGAGCAAAACGCAGTGCGCCGTCGACCACCATCAGATGCAGCTGGTGTGGTTTCGCGGTTAAAACCTGATTCTCCAGGTAGTCATTTCCATTCATCTCCTGTTGGCCCTTCGTTCTTTTGTACTTCAGTCGTTTTTATAAATTCGTATTACTTATCGGAAGATGCATTAAGCCTGTTCAAAGCGGTTTGCTGTGAGTTCAACTGATTCACAAGCGTTTCCTGCAGAGTGAACTGCTCGATCAGGCGTTGTCGTCGTGCTTCCAGAATCTCGTTCAGTTCCGCAACCCGGGTGTTGAGAGACAGGGCAGAAGCTTGTAGAGAATCTGTTTGTGCTTTCAATGTGCCGGTGAACGGGTCAGTCATTGAGGTGATGACTTCATCCATCACCACCGCAAAGCCATGATCTTCCTGCTGGAAGAATTCCGTGATCGCAGTGGGGTCGTCGGCCAGCTTCTGATCCAGCGTGCTTTCTTTGAGTTGCAGTTTGCCGCTGCTGTTGAACACGATCCCCAGCTCGGACAGGCTCTTGATCGAGTTGTTGCTGACGGAAAGTTTTTTCGTCAGCAGACCTTCCAGTCGGGAAGTGATGTTAAAGATCAGGCTGTTCCCGTTGAGAACCCCGCGCTGGTTTGTCTCTGGATCAAAGCCTGTCAGGCTATCAGTCGCATCGACAAAACTGTTGTAGGAGTTCACAAAGCTTTTAATCGT harbors:
- a CDS encoding flagellar protein FliS, whose product is MNGNDYLENQVLTAKPHQLHLMVVDGALRFARKALEATELRQFEQAHFALDRSRDLVAELIGGLDSGQQPEMIEQLKALFVFVYENLNHADVKQEASYINNAIRVLEIHRESWYELMERLLESTPQEPRQPQSGPIVHPPHQIEQSAQPHQSRSWIT